From a single Petroclostridium xylanilyticum genomic region:
- the flgG gene encoding flagellar basal-body rod protein FlgG, which produces MMRALWTAASGMSAQQLNVDVISNNLSNVNTTGYKKQRVEFRDLLYETLSRASVLEGQGKPVNLQVGHGVTPTSTVTTYTMGNLEKTDNPLDFAIDGEGFFAVRNANGETVYTRDGSFKISINDGEAILVTSEGYPVLDDGDNEINLTGIDINRLSVGAHGELSYIDGDNVVQPLGQTIKIVQFPNRDGLLKIGSNFVSPSSASGEPVLEAEVEKPSVIMQGFLESSNVQVVEEMIRLIVAQRAYEINSKSVQTADDMLGIANNLKR; this is translated from the coding sequence ATGATGAGAGCATTATGGACAGCGGCATCTGGCATGTCAGCGCAGCAGCTTAATGTTGATGTAATTTCAAACAATCTTTCAAATGTGAATACGACCGGATATAAAAAACAAAGAGTAGAATTTAGAGACCTGTTATATGAAACGCTCTCGAGGGCAAGCGTGCTGGAAGGACAGGGAAAGCCTGTTAACCTGCAGGTAGGTCATGGAGTTACACCGACTTCTACGGTAACAACCTATACTATGGGTAACCTTGAGAAAACTGATAACCCTTTGGATTTTGCTATAGACGGGGAAGGATTTTTTGCAGTAAGGAATGCAAATGGGGAAACGGTCTATACGCGGGATGGAAGTTTTAAAATCAGCATTAACGATGGAGAAGCAATATTGGTAACTTCGGAAGGATATCCTGTATTAGACGACGGAGATAACGAGATTAATCTTACCGGCATTGATATCAACCGGCTTTCGGTGGGGGCCCACGGGGAATTGTCTTATATTGATGGCGACAATGTGGTACAGCCGTTAGGGCAAACAATAAAGATTGTTCAGTTCCCTAACAGGGACGGCCTTCTAAAGATTGGCTCCAACTTTGTCAGTCCGTCTTCCGCGTCCGGTGAACCGGTGCTGGAAGCTGAGGTAGAAAAGCCGAGTGTGATTATGCAGGGATTTTTGGAATCATCCAATGTTCAGGTAGTGGAAGAAATGATTAGGTTAATAGTAGCTCAAAGAGCTTATGAAATCAATTCAAAATCTGTGCAAACAGCAGATGATATGTTGGGAATTGCCAATAACCTAAAAAGATAA
- a CDS encoding flagellar hook-basal body protein has protein sequence MIRGLYTSSSSMLKAQKKMDIIANNLANGSTTGYKKDIAVSQTFPELLTKRMNDMKKGQPPSARIGNMSLGSDVVQIYTDYTQGTLLKTGKSTDLSIKNSNTAFFTVAVPGEGGDREMYTRDGSWTIDRQGYLVTREGYRVLGQKGYIQLESDNFIVQEDGSIYLNDEYIDTLRITGFADTSLLQKYGNNLVQAQEGVQTQQFQGQVAQGFVEGSNINSIEEMVEMINVMRSYEANQKVIKAYDDTLDKVINEVGRT, from the coding sequence GTGATAAGAGGTTTATATACTTCGTCAAGCAGTATGCTGAAAGCACAAAAGAAGATGGATATTATAGCCAATAACCTGGCAAATGGATCTACTACAGGATACAAGAAAGATATTGCAGTTTCTCAGACATTTCCGGAATTACTTACAAAGAGAATGAATGATATGAAAAAGGGACAGCCTCCTTCGGCACGTATAGGGAATATGAGTTTGGGGAGTGATGTAGTGCAGATATATACTGATTATACCCAGGGGACACTGCTTAAAACTGGCAAATCTACCGATTTAAGCATTAAAAACAGTAATACAGCCTTCTTTACGGTAGCCGTTCCTGGAGAAGGTGGAGATAGGGAAATGTACACCCGGGACGGCTCATGGACAATTGATAGGCAGGGATATCTGGTAACAAGGGAAGGGTATCGGGTTTTAGGACAAAAGGGCTATATCCAACTTGAATCGGATAATTTTATTGTACAGGAAGACGGAAGCATATATTTAAATGATGAATACATAGATACATTGAGAATTACAGGCTTTGCTGATACATCCTTGCTTCAAAAATACGGGAATAACCTGGTACAGGCACAAGAAGGTGTGCAAACCCAACAATTTCAAGGGCAAGTTGCCCAGGGATTCGTGGAGGGATCAAATATTAATTCTATCGAAGAAATGGTAGAAATGATCAATGTTATGAGATCCTATGAAGCAAACCAGAAAGTGATCAAAGCTTATGACGATACTTTGGATAAAGTGATTAATGAAGTGGGAAGAACATAA
- a CDS encoding rod shape-determining protein — protein sequence MFGFGQDIGIDLGTATVLVYIKGKGIVLREPSVVAIDKNTNRLLAVGEDARKMLGRTPGNIVAIRPLRDGVISDYDITERMLKYFIKKVCGYRIFKPRIIICVPSGVTEVEERAVIDAAMQAGARKTFLIEEPIAAAIGAGIDISKACGSMVVDIGGGTTDIAVISLGGTVVSTSIKVAGDKFDEAIVRYMRKKHNIMIGERTAEEMKINIGSAYPREQEITMDVRGRNLISGLPRTITVTSSEMMEALEESVASIVEAVHGVLEKTPPELVADISDRGIVLTGGGSLIYGLDKLLQEKTGINVIIADDAISCVALGTGKALDNIEVLRERGKR from the coding sequence TTGTTCGGCTTTGGTCAGGATATAGGAATTGATTTAGGTACGGCAACGGTATTGGTCTATATTAAAGGGAAGGGTATAGTACTTAGAGAACCGTCAGTGGTTGCAATTGATAAAAATACCAACCGCCTTCTTGCAGTCGGTGAAGATGCAAGAAAAATGCTGGGAAGAACTCCCGGAAACATTGTAGCAATAAGGCCACTTAGGGATGGAGTTATTTCTGATTATGACATAACGGAAAGAATGTTAAAATATTTTATAAAAAAGGTTTGCGGGTACAGGATTTTTAAACCGCGTATCATTATTTGTGTGCCAAGCGGAGTAACGGAAGTTGAGGAAAGGGCAGTAATAGATGCGGCAATGCAGGCAGGAGCACGAAAGACTTTTTTAATTGAAGAACCTATAGCTGCTGCAATTGGGGCAGGAATAGATATCTCCAAAGCCTGCGGAAGCATGGTGGTAGATATTGGCGGAGGAACTACCGATATTGCAGTTATTTCTTTAGGAGGAACGGTTGTCAGCACTTCTATCAAGGTGGCAGGAGATAAGTTTGACGAAGCTATTGTAAGGTATATGCGCAAGAAGCATAATATTATGATCGGTGAAAGAACAGCGGAAGAGATGAAGATCAATATAGGTTCTGCCTATCCAAGAGAGCAGGAGATTACGATGGATGTACGGGGAAGAAATTTGATATCCGGGCTGCCCAGGACAATTACGGTTACTTCATCTGAAATGATGGAAGCTTTGGAGGAATCGGTAGCGAGTATTGTTGAAGCTGTGCATGGAGTGCTGGAAAAGACGCCACCTGAATTAGTAGCGGATATAAGTGACAGAGGTATTGTATTAACTGGTGGAGGAAGTTTAATCTATGGTTTGGATAAGCTTCTTCAGGAGAAAACGGGAATTAACGTAATTATTGCTGATGATGCAATTTCTTGTGTTGCACTGGGAACGGGCAAAGCGTTGGATAACATAGAAGTACTCAGGGAACGGGGAAAACGTTAG
- the spoIIID gene encoding sporulation transcriptional regulator SpoIIID has protein sequence MKAYIEERTVALAEYIIENKATVRETAKKFGISKSTVHKDVTERLLKINPQLAENAKIILEENKAERHIRGGLATKQKYKKELKKTKNKTHKFRV, from the coding sequence TTGAAAGCTTATATAGAAGAACGAACAGTAGCGTTAGCTGAATACATTATTGAAAACAAAGCAACAGTAAGAGAAACTGCAAAGAAATTCGGGATATCAAAGTCAACAGTACATAAAGATGTAACAGAGCGACTTCTAAAGATAAATCCTCAACTTGCAGAAAATGCTAAAATTATTCTGGAGGAAAATAAGGCTGAGAGGCATATAAGAGGTGGCCTTGCCACCAAACAGAAATACAAAAAGGAGCTCAAAAAAACAAAAAATAAAACACATAAGTTCAGAGTATAA